One part of the Paracoccus sp. MBLB3053 genome encodes these proteins:
- a CDS encoding alpha-D-ribose 1-methylphosphonate 5-triphosphate diphosphatase, whose translation MSTTILANARLILPDTETPGSLVIEDGTITEIRRGEDVPAGAINCGGDYLAPGMIELHTDNLERHMRPRPGVDWPHAAAIIAHDAELAGCGITTVFDAMRVGSVVSDGPDQDYEKYARELAHELIDLRRQGALRISHLLHLRAEVCSETLIAELDEFGPDDRVGIISLMDHTPGQRQFRDISKLAQYVQGRYKLSDAAFAEHVARMKALRDRYGDAHEAAAVEVAHRLGAVLASHDDTTAEHVARSAGHGVRLAEFPTTLEAAAACNDHAIMVMMGAPNLIRGGSHSGNVSAATLAQAGHLDILSSDYVPSGLIGGAIILAGLWQDMARAIATVTANPARAAGLADRGRIETGLRADLMRFRLVAKRPVMRETWVRGERV comes from the coding sequence ATGTCGACGACCATCCTTGCAAACGCCCGCCTGATCCTGCCCGATACGGAAACGCCCGGTTCCCTGGTCATCGAAGATGGCACGATCACCGAGATCCGTCGCGGCGAGGACGTGCCGGCGGGGGCGATCAATTGCGGCGGTGACTATCTTGCGCCGGGCATGATCGAACTGCACACCGACAACCTTGAACGCCACATGCGCCCACGTCCCGGCGTCGACTGGCCCCATGCTGCGGCGATCATCGCGCATGATGCCGAGCTGGCCGGTTGCGGCATCACGACGGTCTTCGACGCGATGCGCGTGGGCTCGGTCGTCAGCGACGGGCCGGATCAGGATTACGAGAAATACGCCCGCGAACTGGCCCATGAACTGATCGACCTGCGCCGCCAAGGCGCGTTGCGGATCAGCCATCTGCTGCATCTGCGCGCCGAAGTCTGTTCGGAAACCCTGATTGCCGAACTGGACGAATTCGGGCCGGATGACCGCGTGGGCATCATCAGCCTGATGGATCACACGCCCGGCCAGCGGCAGTTCCGCGACATCTCCAAGCTCGCCCAGTATGTGCAGGGACGCTACAAACTTTCCGATGCCGCATTCGCCGAACATGTCGCCCGCATGAAGGCGCTTCGCGACCGCTATGGCGATGCACATGAAGCCGCCGCCGTCGAGGTCGCCCACCGTCTTGGCGCCGTCCTGGCGAGCCATGACGACACCACGGCCGAACATGTCGCCCGCTCTGCCGGACATGGGGTGCGATTGGCCGAATTCCCGACGACCCTCGAGGCCGCCGCCGCCTGCAATGACCATGCCATCATGGTGATGATGGGGGCACCCAACCTGATCCGTGGGGGATCTCATTCCGGCAACGTCTCGGCCGCAACGCTCGCCCAGGCCGGGCATCTGGACATCCTGTCTTCGGATTATGTGCCTTCGGGCCTGATCGGGGGGGCGATCATCCTTGCCGGGCTCTGGCAGGACATGGCGCGGGCCATCGCCACCGTCACGGCCAACCCGGCGCGCGCGGCCGGCCTTGCCGATCGTGGGCGGATCGAAACCGGTCTGCGGGCGGATCTTATGCGCTTCAGGCTCGTCGCAAAGCGTCCGGTCATGCGCGAAACCTGGGTGCGCGGCGAACGCGTCTGA
- a CDS encoding carboxymuconolactone decarboxylase family protein, producing MEYGEKIEAMRNELRVMNRAIPETMKGFGTLSKAVKESGTLDDRTKEMIALGMAIVQRCEPCILFHVEGLMKAGATRDELCDVLSMAIQMSGGPGVMYAGHAMACWDELAASAS from the coding sequence ATGGAATACGGCGAGAAGATCGAGGCGATGCGCAACGAACTGCGCGTCATGAACCGGGCGATCCCCGAGACGATGAAGGGCTTCGGAACCCTTTCGAAGGCCGTCAAGGAAAGCGGCACGCTTGATGACCGCACGAAGGAGATGATCGCGTTGGGAATGGCGATCGTGCAGCGCTGCGAGCCGTGCATCCTTTTCCATGTCGAAGGGCTGATGAAGGCCGGAGCCACGCGCGATGAACTTTGCGACGTTCTCTCGATGGCGATCCAGATGAGCGGTGGCCCGGGCGTGATGTATGCCGGTCATGCCATGGCCTGCTGGGATGAACTGGCCGCAAGCGCCTCGTGA
- a CDS encoding GatB/YqeY domain-containing protein yields the protein MGLRERITADTKEAMKAKDTARLSTLRLISAAIKDREIAARGEGGDETGLSDAQLTAILSKMVKQRQESAKAYEEGGRLELAEREQDEIRVIQSYLPRQMTEEETRLAIDKVIADLGAETIRDMGRVMAELRNRHAGQMDFGAVGPTVKDRLMA from the coding sequence ATGGGATTGCGCGAACGTATCACGGCTGACACCAAGGAAGCCATGAAGGCCAAGGACACGGCCCGGCTTTCGACTCTGCGGCTGATTTCGGCCGCAATCAAGGATCGTGAAATCGCGGCCCGCGGCGAGGGCGGCGACGAAACCGGACTGAGCGATGCCCAACTGACGGCCATTCTGTCGAAGATGGTCAAGCAGCGTCAGGAATCGGCCAAGGCTTATGAAGAAGGTGGTCGGCTGGAACTCGCGGAGCGCGAGCAGGACGAGATAAGGGTGATCCAGTCCTATCTGCCGCGCCAGATGACCGAAGAGGAAACCCGCCTCGCGATCGACAAGGTGATCGCCGATCTGGGTGCCGAGACGATTCGAGACATGGGCCGGGTCATGGCCGAGTTGCGCAACCGCCATGCCGGGCAGATGGATTTCGGCGCCGTCGGTCCGACCGTCAAGGACCGTCTCATGGCCTGA
- the carA gene encoding glutamine-hydrolyzing carbamoyl-phosphate synthase small subunit, protein MAQKPTACLALADGTVFYGQGFGATGEVVAELVFNTAMTGYQEIMTDPSYASQIVTFTFPHIGNTGVTEQDDEASEPVASGIVVKWDPTEPSNWRASSDLVEWMEKRGRVGIGGIDTRRLTRAIRQQGSPHVVLAHSADGEFDIAAMVAKARDWKGLVGLDLAKDVTCRQSYRWDEGLWAWPGEFGKSEEQKPFRVVALDYGAKRNILRSLAQSGAEVIVLPATATAEEVLAHEPEGVFLSNGPGDPAATGEYAVPMIRELLDKEMPIFGICLGHQMLALALGAKTVKMGHGHHGANHPVRDVETGKVEITSMNHGFAVDAQTLPEGVIETHVSLFDGSNCGLRMTDRAVFSVQYHPEASPGPQDSAYLFDRFAEAMRSRRG, encoded by the coding sequence ATGGCCCAAAAACCGACCGCATGTCTTGCGCTCGCAGACGGAACCGTATTCTACGGACAGGGCTTCGGCGCGACCGGCGAAGTGGTTGCCGAACTGGTCTTCAACACGGCCATGACCGGCTATCAGGAGATCATGACTGATCCTTCCTATGCAAGCCAGATCGTGACCTTCACCTTCCCCCATATCGGGAATACTGGCGTCACCGAGCAGGATGACGAAGCGTCCGAGCCCGTCGCCTCGGGCATCGTCGTCAAGTGGGACCCGACCGAGCCGTCGAACTGGCGCGCCTCGAGCGACCTGGTCGAGTGGATGGAAAAGCGCGGTCGTGTCGGCATCGGCGGGATCGATACCCGCCGCCTGACCCGCGCGATCCGCCAGCAGGGTTCTCCGCATGTCGTTCTGGCCCATTCGGCGGATGGCGAATTCGACATTGCTGCGATGGTGGCCAAGGCGCGCGACTGGAAGGGGCTTGTGGGGCTTGATCTTGCCAAGGACGTGACCTGCCGCCAAAGCTATCGCTGGGACGAAGGCCTTTGGGCCTGGCCGGGCGAATTCGGCAAGTCCGAGGAACAGAAACCCTTCCGCGTCGTCGCGCTGGATTATGGTGCGAAGCGCAATATCCTGCGTTCCCTTGCCCAGAGTGGCGCCGAAGTCATCGTGCTGCCCGCGACCGCGACGGCCGAGGAAGTCCTGGCTCATGAACCCGAGGGCGTGTTCCTGTCGAACGGTCCCGGCGACCCCGCCGCGACCGGCGAATATGCCGTGCCGATGATCCGCGAATTGCTCGACAAGGAAATGCCGATCTTCGGGATCTGCCTTGGCCACCAGATGCTGGCACTGGCGCTTGGCGCAAAGACCGTGAAGATGGGCCATGGCCATCACGGCGCGAACCATCCGGTCCGCGACGTGGAAACCGGTAAGGTCGAGATCACCTCGATGAACCACGGCTTTGCGGTTGACGCCCAGACCCTGCCCGAAGGCGTGATCGAAACCCATGTCAGCCTGTTCGACGGCTCGAACTGCGGTTTGCGCATGACCGACCGCGCGGTTTTCTCGGTGCAGTATCACCCGGAAGCCAGCCCCGGTCCGCAGGACAGTGCCTATCTGTTCGACCGTTTCGCCGAAGCGATGCGGAGCCGTCGCGGCTGA
- a CDS encoding glycosyltransferase family 2 protein yields MAGISALTKSLQSDSLPLGPETRSGGDARVVSERDLRPLGQILIEDGAIDPRNLLKALVMRQRQSARLGEILLANGWVDEQALARALARQWRASIIDLGEMPPDPRLVDAAGVTLCLAEGMVPWRRVGGVTFVATARPEAFAALVRRLPEQFGTVRMLLCSENAAREAVLKQRRTTLIRQAELRVPGPESCRTRNERRTARLALGLGVLTMAGLLLQPLAVIAVLTFWATLTLVASMILKVASFAAILRRTGRKRAVEEALLQGQMVRREMNAPLPVISVMVPMFAEADIADRLIGRLSRLDYPRELMDIVLVVEETDRITCEALERARLPRWMRIVKVPDGPIRTKPRALNYALNFCRGQIIGVWDAEDRPEPDQLHKVARGFHFAAPDVACLQGVLDYYNPRTNWLARAFTIEYAAWFRGTLAGAAALDLVVPLGGTTLFFRRDLLEKVGGWDAWNVTEDADLGVRLTRRGYRTEMLDTVTHEEANCRLLPWIKQRSRWLKGFAMTWGVHMRDPIGLWRDLGARRFVALQVQLAASVSQYLLAPVLWSFWLLSFGLPHPVRDMLDGGLGGHAISMLVAVFILSELLNITVAAWAVRGSAHRHLLPWVPTMHLYFPLGCLAGWKAIWEVVTKPFYWDKTQHGVFDAAEEDAPAKPSAPPNAALLPVFGGTPARTAARTAAMGEMVPVLGKVG; encoded by the coding sequence ATGGCCGGAATCTCAGCGCTTACCAAATCCTTGCAATCCGATTCGCTCCCCCTCGGGCCGGAAACACGGTCCGGAGGGGATGCGCGCGTCGTTTCGGAGCGCGATCTTCGGCCGCTCGGTCAGATCCTGATCGAAGACGGTGCGATCGATCCCCGCAACCTGCTCAAGGCGCTGGTCATGCGGCAGCGCCAATCGGCCCGGCTGGGCGAGATCCTGCTGGCGAATGGCTGGGTGGATGAACAGGCCCTGGCCCGCGCGTTGGCGCGACAATGGCGGGCTTCGATCATCGACCTTGGGGAAATGCCCCCCGATCCGCGGCTGGTGGATGCCGCCGGAGTGACGCTTTGCCTTGCCGAAGGCATGGTGCCCTGGCGCCGCGTCGGGGGCGTCACCTTTGTCGCGACCGCGCGGCCCGAAGCCTTTGCCGCGCTGGTGCGACGACTTCCCGAGCAGTTCGGAACCGTCCGCATGCTGCTCTGCTCGGAGAATGCCGCACGAGAGGCGGTCCTGAAGCAGCGGCGCACCACGCTGATCCGGCAGGCCGAGCTGCGCGTACCCGGCCCCGAAAGCTGCCGGACGCGAAATGAACGCCGGACCGCCCGGCTTGCCCTGGGCCTCGGGGTGCTGACGATGGCGGGCCTGCTCCTCCAACCCCTTGCCGTGATCGCTGTCCTGACATTCTGGGCGACCCTCACGCTTGTCGCTTCGATGATATTGAAGGTCGCATCCTTTGCCGCCATCCTGCGCCGTACCGGTCGCAAGCGCGCGGTCGAAGAGGCGTTGCTTCAGGGCCAGATGGTCCGGCGCGAGATGAACGCGCCCTTGCCGGTGATCTCGGTCATGGTCCCCATGTTCGCCGAGGCCGATATCGCCGACCGCTTGATCGGACGCCTGTCACGGCTGGATTACCCACGCGAACTCATGGACATCGTCCTGGTGGTCGAAGAAACCGACCGGATCACCTGCGAAGCGCTCGAACGGGCGCGTCTGCCGCGCTGGATGCGCATCGTGAAAGTGCCCGATGGCCCGATCAGGACGAAGCCGCGCGCATTGAACTACGCGCTCAATTTTTGTCGCGGCCAGATCATCGGGGTCTGGGACGCCGAAGACCGGCCCGAGCCTGACCAGTTGCACAAGGTGGCCCGCGGCTTCCATTTCGCCGCGCCCGATGTCGCTTGCCTGCAAGGCGTGCTGGACTATTACAATCCCCGCACCAATTGGCTCGCCCGCGCCTTCACGATCGAATATGCGGCCTGGTTCCGCGGCACCCTGGCCGGGGCTGCGGCGCTTGATCTGGTGGTGCCGCTTGGCGGCACGACGCTGTTCTTTCGCCGGGATCTGCTCGAGAAGGTCGGGGGCTGGGACGCATGGAATGTCACCGAGGATGCCGATCTGGGCGTGCGTCTGACCCGACGCGGCTACCGGACCGAAATGCTGGATACCGTCACCCATGAAGAGGCGAACTGCCGACTGCTTCCCTGGATCAAGCAACGATCGCGCTGGCTCAAGGGATTCGCGATGACCTGGGGCGTCCACATGCGCGACCCGATCGGGCTCTGGCGCGACCTAGGGGCCCGCCGCTTCGTCGCATTGCAGGTTCAGCTGGCGGCCTCGGTCTCGCAATATCTTCTGGCCCCGGTGCTCTGGAGCTTCTGGCTGCTCAGCTTCGGCCTGCCCCATCCGGTCCGCGACATGCTGGACGGCGGGCTTGGCGGACATGCGATCTCGATGCTCGTCGCGGTCTTCATCCTCTCCGAGCTGCTCAACATAACGGTCGCCGCCTGGGCGGTGCGGGGCTCTGCCCATCGCCATCTTCTGCCCTGGGTTCCGACCATGCACCTCTATTTCCCGCTGGGCTGCCTTGCAGGTTGGAAGGCGATTTGGGAGGTCGTGACCAAACCCTTCTATTGGGACAAGACCCAGCACGGGGTCTTCGATGCGGCCGAGGAGGACGCACCCGCAAAACCCTCCGCCCCCCCCAATGCCGCGCTTCTTCCGGTCTTCGGCGGCACGCCGGCGAGGACTGCGGCGAGGACTGCGGCGATGGGGGAAATGGTCCCGGTGCTGGGCAAGGTCGGCTGA
- a CDS encoding [protein-PII] uridylyltransferase family protein: MSFASRITRLPIPADPNRGQAALDQTGLTDPVIADLIRGAAGCSPYLAGLIEREGEWLAAQAARADLPDDDLVARVTKGFDELSADALSGALRQAKRRVALWTALADLGGVWRLEQVTGALTDLADRATDLALRVHVAQEAARGKLPATESDAGGITAIAMGKMGAGELNYSSDIDLIVFYDDSAYARDDQHEARAALIRATRKAAATISDNTDQGYVFRTDLRLRPDAAVTPVCISVSAALGYYEAEGRTWERSAYIKARSCAGNLAVGERFLREMRPFVWRRHLDFATVQDTDDMRRRIRDHKGLHGRIDVPGHNMKLGRGGIREIEFFTQTRQLIAGGRDADLRVRGTVEGLARLAEKGWIPLEVASELTDHYREHREIEHRIQMVNDAQTHLVPNSPEGIHTIACMMGVPETQAWSDRLAVRLDRVETLTSDFFTPSDGGARPDLSPESEAMVERWRSYPALRSARARQVFARIEPELLTRLVGTSHAKEALARFDAFLAGLPSGVQLFSLFEANPQLIELIADICGTAPGLAAYLARHPEVFDAVLGGSFFADWPGTAGLRRELDDLLRQTLAAPDGGYEQALDAARRWAHEWQFRTGVHHLRALIGGEEAGAQYADIADAAVAALFPVVVQEFSRRHGTPPGRGAVVMGMGSLGARQLNAASDLDLIVIYDAAGQETSEGAKPLAPRAYYSRLTQAMITALSAPMSAGRLFEVDMRLRPSGRQGPVATSVQSFRHYQMEEAWTWEHLALTRARVIGTCGTEGAALGAEVEALRLEVLTTRGSDPRVMPDLAEMRARIFAAKAPDGAWEAKIGRGRLQDIELLAQSFALRSGASARAAAAQLRAGPRGGLIGRDEAESLSSARRFLWNLQCAGRLLTERPLDMENIGEGGQEFLLRETGSRSLDELAERLAETIEMAGRIIDAALAHRDRAPA; encoded by the coding sequence ATGAGCTTTGCATCCCGTATCACCCGCCTGCCGATTCCCGCCGACCCGAACCGGGGCCAGGCCGCACTTGACCAGACCGGGCTGACCGATCCGGTGATCGCCGACCTGATCCGGGGTGCGGCGGGATGCAGCCCCTATCTGGCCGGTCTGATCGAGCGCGAAGGCGAATGGCTGGCGGCGCAGGCCGCGCGTGCCGATCTCCCCGATGACGATCTGGTCGCCCGCGTGACCAAGGGGTTCGACGAGCTTTCGGCAGACGCGCTTTCGGGGGCGCTGCGCCAGGCAAAGCGTCGCGTCGCGCTTTGGACCGCGCTTGCGGATCTGGGAGGCGTCTGGCGGCTCGAACAGGTCACGGGCGCGCTGACTGACCTCGCCGATCGGGCCACCGACCTGGCGCTGCGGGTTCACGTCGCGCAGGAAGCCGCGCGCGGAAAACTGCCGGCGACCGAGAGCGATGCCGGAGGGATCACCGCCATCGCCATGGGAAAGATGGGCGCGGGCGAATTGAACTATTCCTCGGATATCGATCTGATCGTGTTCTACGACGACAGCGCCTATGCGCGCGACGACCAGCACGAGGCCCGGGCTGCCCTGATTCGCGCGACCCGCAAGGCGGCGGCGACGATTTCGGACAATACCGACCAGGGCTATGTCTTCCGCACCGACCTGCGATTACGCCCCGATGCCGCGGTAACGCCGGTCTGCATCTCGGTCTCTGCCGCATTGGGCTATTACGAGGCCGAGGGCCGAACATGGGAGCGCAGCGCCTATATCAAGGCGCGGTCATGTGCCGGAAACCTCGCGGTGGGCGAACGCTTCCTGCGTGAAATGCGCCCCTTTGTCTGGCGCCGGCATCTTGATTTCGCGACCGTTCAGGATACCGACGACATGCGGCGGAGAATTCGCGATCACAAGGGGCTGCATGGCAGGATCGACGTGCCGGGCCACAACATGAAGCTGGGGCGCGGCGGCATTCGCGAAATCGAGTTCTTCACCCAGACCCGCCAGTTGATCGCCGGGGGGCGCGATGCCGACCTGCGCGTCAGGGGCACGGTCGAGGGGCTTGCCCGTCTTGCCGAAAAGGGCTGGATTCCTCTGGAGGTCGCTTCCGAACTTACCGATCACTACCGCGAGCATCGCGAGATCGAGCACCGGATCCAGATGGTCAACGATGCGCAGACCCATCTGGTGCCGAATTCGCCCGAAGGCATCCACACGATCGCCTGCATGATGGGCGTACCCGAAACGCAGGCCTGGTCCGATCGGCTGGCCGTGCGGCTCGACCGGGTCGAGACCCTGACGTCTGATTTCTTCACCCCCTCTGATGGCGGCGCGAGGCCGGATCTTTCGCCCGAATCAGAAGCCATGGTCGAGCGTTGGCGGTCCTATCCGGCGCTCCGCTCGGCGCGAGCGCGGCAGGTCTTTGCCCGGATCGAACCCGAATTGCTGACCCGACTCGTCGGGACGAGCCATGCCAAGGAGGCGCTGGCGCGCTTCGACGCTTTCCTCGCCGGGCTTCCCTCGGGGGTGCAGCTTTTCTCGCTTTTCGAAGCCAATCCGCAGCTCATCGAGCTGATTGCCGATATCTGCGGCACCGCTCCCGGTCTGGCGGCCTATCTGGCGCGCCATCCCGAAGTGTTCGATGCCGTTCTCGGTGGCAGCTTCTTCGCGGACTGGCCGGGTACAGCAGGCTTGCGGCGCGAGCTTGACGACCTGCTGCGCCAGACGCTGGCCGCGCCGGACGGAGGCTATGAGCAGGCCCTGGATGCTGCGCGCCGTTGGGCGCATGAATGGCAGTTCCGGACCGGCGTCCACCACCTGCGCGCTCTGATCGGGGGCGAGGAGGCCGGCGCGCAATATGCCGATATCGCCGATGCCGCGGTTGCCGCGCTGTTTCCCGTCGTGGTGCAGGAATTCTCGCGTCGGCACGGGACGCCGCCGGGACGCGGCGCCGTGGTGATGGGCATGGGTTCGCTGGGCGCGCGCCAGCTCAATGCGGCGTCGGATCTTGACCTGATCGTGATCTATGACGCGGCCGGGCAGGAAACTTCCGAGGGCGCGAAGCCGCTCGCTCCGCGTGCCTATTACTCGCGCCTGACCCAGGCGATGATCACCGCGCTATCCGCGCCGATGTCTGCAGGGCGTCTTTTCGAGGTGGACATGCGGCTACGCCCCTCGGGCAGGCAGGGGCCGGTCGCGACGTCGGTGCAGTCCTTCCGCCATTACCAGATGGAAGAGGCCTGGACCTGGGAACATCTTGCCCTGACGCGTGCACGGGTCATCGGGACCTGCGGAACCGAAGGGGCGGCGCTTGGCGCCGAGGTCGAGGCGCTGCGGCTGGAGGTGCTCACGACGCGGGGAAGCGACCCGAGGGTGATGCCCGATCTTGCCGAGATGCGGGCCAGGATCTTCGCGGCCAAGGCGCCGGACGGGGCATGGGAAGCCAAGATCGGGCGGGGCAGGCTGCAGGATATCGAGCTGCTGGCACAATCCTTCGCGCTCCGCTCGGGCGCGTCGGCGCGCGCCGCCGCGGCGCAGCTTCGCGCGGGCCCGCGGGGTGGGCTGATCGGGCGCGACGAAGCGGAAAGCCTGTCCTCGGCCCGTCGTTTCCTGTGGAACCTGCAATGTGCGGGGCGATTGCTGACCGAACGTCCGCTCGACATGGAGAATATCGGCGAGGGCGGACAGGAGTTTCTCTTGCGGGAAACCGGTTCGCGATCGCTGGACGAACTGGCCGAGCGGCTGGCCGAGACGATCGAGATGGCGGGCCGGATCATCGACGCCGCGCTTGCCCATCGTGATCGCGCACCGGCCTGA
- a CDS encoding arginyltransferase, which translates to MRHTLPHAPQFYVTAPQPCPYLHGRAERKLFTALAGDSANELNNTLSRQGFRRSQNVLYRPSCESCVACMSARIRVAEFSPSRTQRRVLRKNDNLRRMATSAWATEEQYELFRRYLDYRHADGGMADMDIFEFAAMVEETPVRTRVVEYRLTEPGTTPSQEDRLVAVCLTDVLDDGLSLVYSFYDPRLEPSSLGTYVILDHIDLARGAGLPFIYLGYWVPGSRKMDYKARFSALEIYKGGVWQPIGDPEQHNSDIHPLSIDPIVEQVARITLPHNRK; encoded by the coding sequence ATGCGCCATACCCTGCCCCATGCGCCGCAATTCTACGTCACCGCCCCGCAGCCCTGCCCCTACCTGCATGGCCGTGCCGAGCGGAAGCTTTTCACCGCCCTGGCGGGGGATTCAGCCAATGAGCTGAACAATACGCTGTCGCGCCAGGGCTTCAGGCGCTCGCAGAACGTCCTTTATCGGCCCAGTTGCGAAAGCTGCGTCGCCTGCATGTCAGCGCGCATTCGGGTCGCAGAGTTCTCGCCCTCGCGGACCCAGCGGCGCGTGCTGCGCAAGAACGACAACCTGCGCCGCATGGCGACCAGCGCCTGGGCGACCGAGGAACAGTATGAACTGTTCCGCCGCTATCTGGACTATCGCCACGCCGATGGCGGCATGGCCGACATGGACATCTTCGAGTTCGCCGCGATGGTCGAGGAAACGCCCGTTCGCACTCGGGTCGTCGAATACCGGTTGACCGAACCCGGCACGACGCCATCGCAGGAAGATCGCCTGGTCGCCGTCTGCCTGACTGACGTGCTGGATGACGGGCTGAGCCTCGTCTACAGCTTCTATGACCCGCGGCTTGAGCCATCGAGCCTTGGAACCTATGTCATTCTCGACCACATCGACCTGGCGCGCGGAGCGGGCCTGCCCTTCATCTATCTTGGCTACTGGGTCCCGGGCAGCCGCAAGATGGATTACAAGGCCCGGTTCTCGGCGCTCGAGATCTACAAGGGCGGTGTCTGGCAGCCGATCGGCGATCCCGAACAGCACAATTCGGATATTCATCCGCTGTCCATCGACCCGATTGTCGAGCAGGTCGCACGCATAACCCTGCCTCACAACAGGAAGTAG
- a CDS encoding acetolactate synthase 3 large subunit: protein MSRTMTGARMVIEALRDQGVDTVFGYPGGAVLPIYDEIFQQNDIKHILVRHEQGAVHMAEGYARSTGKPGVVLVTSGPGATNAVTGLTDALLDSIPLVVLSGQVPTFLIGTDGFQEADTVGITRPCTKHNWLVKETDELSATIHKAFHVATSGRPGPVLVDIPKDVQFATGEYVGPKQIDTPSYQPMKKGDLDAITRLVELMEKAERPILYTGGGVINSGPGASQLLRELADATEFPITSTLMGLGAYPASGKGWIGMLGMHGLYEANMAMHDCDLMIAVGARFDDRITGRVNDFSPGSVKAQIDIDSSSINKVIHVDLPIVGDVGHVLEDLLKVWKSRGRKTNAEGLRNWWSQIEQWRAVKCLTYKNSDKVIKPQHALERLQALTAHRKDRYITTEVGQHQMWAAQFLHFEDPNRWMTSGGLGTMGYGLPASIGVQVAHPEALVVNVAGEASWLMNMQEMGTAVQFRAPVKQFILNNERLGMVRQWQQLLHGERYSQSWSESLPDFVKLAEAFGCKGRLVSDPADLDAAIQEMLDYDGPFILDVMVEKHENCFPMIPSGKPHNEMILGEASTEDAISGAGAALV, encoded by the coding sequence ATGTCCCGAACCATGACGGGTGCAAGGATGGTCATCGAAGCTCTGCGCGATCAGGGCGTCGACACCGTATTCGGCTATCCGGGTGGCGCGGTCCTACCCATTTACGACGAGATCTTCCAGCAAAACGACATCAAGCACATCCTGGTTCGTCACGAACAGGGTGCGGTCCACATGGCCGAAGGCTATGCGCGGTCTACCGGCAAGCCCGGCGTCGTGCTGGTGACCTCGGGACCGGGCGCGACCAATGCGGTGACCGGCCTGACGGATGCGCTTCTGGATTCGATCCCGCTGGTCGTCCTGTCGGGCCAGGTCCCGACCTTCCTGATCGGCACGGACGGTTTCCAGGAGGCAGATACGGTCGGCATCACCCGCCCCTGCACCAAGCATAATTGGCTGGTCAAGGAAACGGACGAACTGTCCGCGACGATCCACAAGGCATTCCACGTGGCGACCTCGGGCCGCCCGGGCCCGGTTCTCGTCGATATTCCCAAGGACGTCCAATTCGCCACGGGCGAATATGTCGGGCCCAAACAGATCGACACGCCCAGCTACCAGCCCATGAAGAAAGGCGATCTCGACGCGATCACGCGCCTTGTCGAATTGATGGAAAAGGCCGAACGCCCGATCCTTTATACCGGCGGCGGCGTCATCAACTCGGGTCCCGGCGCCAGCCAGCTGCTGCGCGAACTCGCCGATGCGACGGAGTTCCCGATCACCTCGACCCTGATGGGTCTGGGTGCCTATCCTGCCTCGGGCAAGGGCTGGATCGGCATGCTGGGCATGCACGGCCTCTATGAAGCCAATATGGCCATGCACGATTGCGACCTGATGATCGCCGTCGGCGCACGTTTCGATGACCGCATCACCGGCCGTGTCAACGATTTCAGCCCCGGATCGGTCAAGGCGCAGATCGACATCGATTCCAGCTCGATCAACAAGGTGATCCATGTCGACCTGCCGATCGTCGGAGATGTCGGCCATGTGCTGGAAGACCTGTTGAAGGTCTGGAAATCGCGTGGCCGCAAGACCAATGCCGAGGGCTTGCGGAACTGGTGGAGCCAGATCGAGCAATGGCGCGCGGTGAAATGTCTGACCTACAAGAACTCGGACAAGGTCATCAAACCGCAGCATGCGCTTGAACGGCTGCAGGCGCTGACCGCCCATCGCAAGGATCGCTACATCACGACCGAAGTGGGCCAGCACCAGATGTGGGCTGCGCAATTCCTGCATTTCGAGGACCCGAACCGCTGGATGACCTCGGGCGGTCTGGGCACCATGGGTTACGGTCTGCCGGCCTCGATTGGCGTGCAGGTCGCCCATCCCGAGGCACTGGTCGTCAACGTCGCCGGTGAGGCGAGCTGGCTGATGAACATGCAGGAAATGGGCACCGCGGTGCAGTTCCGCGCGCCGGTCAAGCAGTTCATCCTGAACAACGAACGTCTGGGCATGGTGCGCCAGTGGCAGCAATTGCTGCATGGCGAACGCTACAGCCAGAGCTGGTCCGAGAGCCTGCCCGATTTCGTGAAGCTGGCCGAGGCCTTCGGTTGCAAGGGCCGTCTGGTCAGCGACCCGGCCGATCTGGACGCGGCGATCCAGGAGATGCTGGATTACGACGGGCCGTTCATCCTCGACGTGATGGTCGAGAAGCATGAAAACTGCTTCCCGATGATCCCTTCGGGCAAGCCCCATAACGAAATGATCCTGGGCGAAGCCTCGACCGAGGATGCCATTTCGGGCGCTGGCGCGGCGCTGGTCTGA